A window of Bdellovibrio svalbardensis genomic DNA:
TCCAGGCGTTTTGCAAATTTTGGAGCGAGTGTTTCCACCATCTCGTGGTATTCGTCAAAACCTTCGTGCGTCGGTGCCTGCCCGGTGCGACGGTCATTGATCATGTTGAGAATCTTATCGATATCAAAACTGTCTTTGCCGGAATTTTTAATATCTTTGATCAGCTCTTTCAGAATCGCATTGCAATCAGTTTGATCGACGATTCCGAAGTAAGGGGACAGATTAGCGTGTTTATGAAAACGACGAAGGATTTGCAAACCGAAGGAGTGGAAAGTCCCCGCCCACAGGCCTTGCCCTGCACTGCCAAGTTTTTGGCCCACACGGTGTTTTAGCTCACGCGCAGATTTATTTGTGAACGTCAGAACGCAAATCTCTGGAGCTTGTGCAACCCGCTCAGAAATCATACGCCCTGTGCGCGAAACAAGCACAGTTGTTTTGCCTGAACCAGCACCAGCTAGAATAAGCAAAGGCCCATAATTATGCTTAACAGCTTTCTGCTGTTCCGGGTTTAACCCCTTAAGCCAATCCAAAAAAATACCTCAATTATTCAAGAAGCCCCAATGAGGCTGAGCCAAACGGTTCAGCCGCAAGGCGGAGGTCCATCCTCACAGCGCAGGCGTGGCAGCGCCACGTCGGAGCGAGGAGATGGGCCGACAACGCAGTCGGATGGGCCGTTTCGCTCGGCCGACGCTAGACGCGGTTGTGGATTAGGGAACGAACTTCATCTTCAAAGACCACTTCGATTTTGTCGTTCGCAGAATCTTTAACGAAGCCCAAACCGAATTTTGGATGTTGAAGTTTTGTGTTCTTTTCGAAGTTGCCCTTCATGCTGTATGTCGCTGTAGGAGCTTTTTCGTTAGACATTAACATTTCGTATTCATTGCGGTGGCTTGATTTACGTGAACTCATTGTTTGTTCGCGTTTTTTAGCCGCTGCGCCTGTCAAAGGTTTGCCAGTGCGAGTTTGTGCTTTAGGAAGTGAATACGTTTTTTGCGAACCACAGATTTCGCATTTGATTTTTGCAGACGTCGCGGACGTGTGCGCTAAAACCACGTGGTATCTGTCGGCATCACACTTTTTACAGAATGCAAAAAAGGATTTCGCGACAGGGGGCAAAGTATTCATCGTCATTAGATCTTCCTATCTAGTATTGTTGCTTTAATCGATAAATCATTAACTTCTCGTCCAGATTCTTTTGCGCAATTTCACCTGCACTCAAGAAATATGGTCCCTGCTCCAGCTCGATCTTCTGCTGCAGATCCATCATACTGTCTTCACTCTTTGGATCAATGAAGGTTCCCGTAGGGCCGTATCTTTCCAAGAATGCCAGATCAGACTCTTTGTTAAAGAATTTTTCCCAACAATGAGTATTCACCTGAACTCGATAAGTAATAGTTTTAGCATGAGAATGCACCGGAGCGTAAGCCCCAATTACCTCTAAATGCCCATAATGCGAGTGAAGTTTCAATGCCGGGCTGCCCCATTGGGTCATTCCAGAGCACTGTTCGACGTTCGCGTACCATAATCCGAAGGCTTTCGACAAAAATCCTAGACCGTAAAACTGCTCTTCCTTCGGCAAAAGAGAGTTTACAGAGCATAGGTTGTGGGCAACCCACTCCCCTTTATGCATGGTCGGAATGATAATAAACAAAGAAAGTGGAACCCAATCCATTTCATCCAAAGACTCGATCTCTTTTAAAACTTTCGAAGTTTTAATGGGACTTTGTGACGCAGGATATTTTTTTGGATCGAGAATGTCGCGGACGACCTTGGACAAAAACTTCGGTCTGGCGGCGAAACCCGCCACGAAACCCGGCATCACTGCGCAGTCATAGAACACCCAGCGAGGCATGGCCATGTTCGAAGGTCCGAAGGCACGTTCTTCAATGGAGTAAATGCGATCAGCAAAGCCGATCTCTTTCACATCGAGAGGATCTTTGAAAATGGGGCTATTCTTGAACCAATCCAAGCGATGGATCGAACCAGGTTGTGCGATCTCATTCTCATGACGAACGAAAACATAAGGTCTTACGTCGTCACTGTTCATCCACTCTGCTTTTTTTAGTAGCTCATTCATCAAACCATACTCTCCGGTCTGACTATCTTATCAAATTCTTCGCCAGAAAGGAGTCCAAGATTAATAGCTTCTTCGCGGAGTGTTGTGCCGTTTTTATGAGCAGTTTTGGCTATTTTTGCTGAATTGTCGTAACCAAGTCGAGGGTTCAAGGCCGTCACAAGCATCAAGGAGTGTTCCAAATGCTTCTGAATCTGTTTGCGGTTCGCCTCGATGCCTTCCACGCAGTGATCAGTGAAGCTTTCGCAGGCATCTGCAATCAAACGAATCGAATTCAGGACGTTAAAAACAATCAGTGGTTTAAACACATTGAGCTCAAAGTGCCCCGTTGCCCCGCCGATACTGGCTGCCACGTGATTTCCCATGACCTGCGCACAGACCATGGTCATGGCTTCGCTCTGTGTGGGATTCACTTTCCCCGGCATGATCGAGCTGCCCGGTTCATTTTCAGGAAGATGCAGCTCGCCGATTCCACATCGGGGTCCTGAGCCAAGAAGACGAATGTCATTCGCGATCTTCATCAAAGACACGGCGGCGGAATTGAGTGCGCCGCTGACTTCAATCAAGGCATCATGAGCAGCCAAGGCCTCGAATTTATTTTCTGCTGTGACAAAGGGAATCTTTGTTTCCGTCGCGATAGCTTTCGCGGCATCGACGGCAAACTTTGGATGAGTGTTCAAACCCGTCCCCACGGCCGTTCCGCCCAGCGCAAGTTCATGCAAGTGTGGCAGAGCATTTTTCACTCTTTGAATCGCGTGTTTCATTTGCATCGAATAACCCGAGAACTCCTGCCCTAGAGTCAACGGCGTCGCATCCATCAAGTGCGTGCGCCCGATTTTTACGATGTCCTTAAATTCATTTTGTTTTTTCTCGAGAGACTTTTGCAGCTTTTCCATCATCGGAATCAAGCGATGATAGACTTGCTCGCCAACGGCGATATGCATGGCTGTCGGGAAAGTGTCATTCGAAGATTGGCCTTTGTTGACGTCATCATTCGGATGGATCTCTTTGCTGGGAAGTTTGATCCCCTGCATATCCATCGCGCGATTGGCGATGACTTCATTGGCGTTCATATTGGTTTGCGTACCCGAACCCGTTTGCCACACGACGAGTGGAAAATGGGCGTCCAGTTTTCCTTCGATCACTTCATCAGCAGCTTTGACGATGAATTCGGTTTTCTTTGCATCAAGAAGTCCGAGCTGGTGATTTGTTTGCGCGGCACATTTCTTCAAGATGCCAAGGGCCCGAATCATTTCTCTGGGAAAGCGATCCCCACCAATGCGGAAATTTTCTGTCGATCTTTGAGTTTGAGCTCCCCAGAATTTATCTGTGGGAACCTTCACCTCACCCATGGTGTCTTTTTCAATACGGAAACTCATCAAGACCTCCTGGTCACCATTCCAACATGAGCTTGATCGGTTGGGTAAATAACGAGTTCTTGTATATTCACATGAGCTGGGCGCGACACGCACCATGCGATCGTTTCCGCAATGTCCTCTGGCTTCAATGGAGTCATGCCTTCATAAACTTTGTCGGCCTTCTGTTGGTCTGCCAAGCGCACCATTGAAAACTCTGTATGCACCATGCCGGGTTCAATATTGGTGACTCTGACATTCGTGCCCTGCAGATCCATGCGCATGCCTTCGGAAAGGGCGCGGACTGCAAATTTTGTCGCGCAGTAAACTCCGCCACCCGGGTAAGTCCATCTGCCGGCGACAGAACCGATGTTGACGATATGGCCGGATTTTCTTTTGGCCATATGCTCAATCACTCCTCGAGTCATGTAGAGCAAGCCTTTAACGTTGGT
This region includes:
- a CDS encoding SDR family NAD(P)-dependent oxidoreductase, translated to MAKWALITGATSGIGWATAEALGAQGFSLFITGRRAERLQNLESHLRTKFPKIEIKKASFDISDRDDVTQFLKAHYPEISNLEVLVNNAGLAKGVEKMQEASLDDWDTMVNTNVKGLLYMTRGVIEHMAKRKSGHIVNIGSVAGRWTYPGGGVYCATKFAVRALSEGMRMDLQGTNVRVTNIEPGMVHTEFSMVRLADQQKADKVYEGMTPLKPEDIAETIAWCVSRPAHVNIQELVIYPTDQAHVGMVTRRS
- the fumC gene encoding class II fumarate hydratase, with the protein product MSFRIEKDTMGEVKVPTDKFWGAQTQRSTENFRIGGDRFPREMIRALGILKKCAAQTNHQLGLLDAKKTEFIVKAADEVIEGKLDAHFPLVVWQTGSGTQTNMNANEVIANRAMDMQGIKLPSKEIHPNDDVNKGQSSNDTFPTAMHIAVGEQVYHRLIPMMEKLQKSLEKKQNEFKDIVKIGRTHLMDATPLTLGQEFSGYSMQMKHAIQRVKNALPHLHELALGGTAVGTGLNTHPKFAVDAAKAIATETKIPFVTAENKFEALAAHDALIEVSGALNSAAVSLMKIANDIRLLGSGPRCGIGELHLPENEPGSSIMPGKVNPTQSEAMTMVCAQVMGNHVAASIGGATGHFELNVFKPLIVFNVLNSIRLIADACESFTDHCVEGIEANRKQIQKHLEHSLMLVTALNPRLGYDNSAKIAKTAHKNGTTLREEAINLGLLSGEEFDKIVRPESMV